A genomic region of Sarcophilus harrisii chromosome 6, mSarHar1.11, whole genome shotgun sequence contains the following coding sequences:
- the LOC116420065 gene encoding olfactory receptor 508-like, which yields MSGDNCTAVTELILLGLTDDPTLRVILFVIFLGVYVITLIGNLSIIMLIRNSSQLHTPMYLFLSHLAFVDSAYSSSVTPLMLKTFLVNKTLVPLECCVAQLFCGATFGIAEFFLLAVMAYDRYMAICNPLLYSINMSPKVCTLLLITSYLGSCIGAWTFTGCVLNRSFCGPNKINHFFCDYPPLLKLSYSPHILAEILPSAFTGSVIMTTVLIIIISYMYIFFSVLKISSTEGRSKAFSTCTSHLTAVTLYYSTTTFIYVMPKSSYSEDENKVVSVFYLVMIPMLNPLIYSLRNNEVKRALRKLMNRKCSF from the coding sequence ATGTCTGGAGATAACTGCACTGCTGTGACTGAATTGATTCTTTTGGGGTTAACAGATGATCCAACCCTTCGTGTCATCCTCTTTGTGATATTTCTAGGTGTCTATGTTATCACCTTAATTGGTAATCTTAGTATAATCATGCTGATCAGAAATAGCTCCCAACTTCACACTCCAATGTATCTTTTCCTTAGTCACTTGGCTTTTGTGGACTCTGCATATTCATCCTCTGTCACTCCCCTTATGCTCAAGACCTTCCTTGTGAACAAAACCTTAGTCCCTTTGGAATGTTGTGTGGCCCAATTGTTCTGTGGTGCTACCTTTGGGATAGCTGAGTTCTTTTTGCTGGCTGTGATGGCCTATGATAGGTACATGGCCATCTGCAATCCACTACTTTACTCCATCAACATGTCTCCTAAGGTCTGTACTCTATTACTCATCACATCCTACCTGGGTAGTTGTATAGGTGCTTGGACCTTCACTGGCTGTGTATTGAATCGGTCCTTCTGTGGACCCAATAAGATTAATCATTTTTTCTGTGATTATCCACCACTTTTGAAACTTTCCTACTCTCCACATATTCTTGCTGAAATTTTACCTTCTGCCTTCACTGGGTCAGTTATTATGACTACAGTGCTAATTATCATAATTTCTTAcatgtatattttcttctctgttctgAAGATAAGTTCTACTGAGGGAAGATCCAAAGCTTTCTCAACTTGCACCTCCCACCTTACAGCAGTCACTCTCTACTATTCCACCACTACATTCATTTATGTGATGCCTAAGTCAAGCTACTCAGAAGATGAGAATAAAGTGGTGTCTGTTTTCTACCTTGTAATGATCCCCATGTTGAACCCCCTGATCTACAGTCTAAGGAACAATGAAGTAAAAAGGGCCCTGAGAAAACTGATGAAtaggaaatgttctttttaa
- the LOC100920064 gene encoding olfactory receptor 508-like: MSGDNCTAVTELILLGLTDDPTLRVILFVIFLGVYVITLVGNVSIIMLIRNSSQLHTPMYLFLSHLAFVDSAYSSSITPLMLKTFLVDKTLVPLECCVAQLFCGATFGIAEFFLLAVMAYDRYMAICNPLLYSINMSPKVCTLLLITSYLGSCIGAWTFAGCVLNRSFCGPNKINHFFCDYSPLLKLSYSPHNLAEILPSAFTGSVIMTTVLIIIISYMYIFFSVLKISSTEGRSKAFSTCTSHLTAVTLYYSTTTFIYVMPKSSFSEDENKVVSVFYLVMIPMLNPLIYSLRNNEVKGALRKLMNRKCSF; encoded by the coding sequence ATGTCTGGAGATAACTGCACTGCTGTGACTGAATTGATTCTTTTGGGGTTAACAGATGATCCAACCCTTCGTGTCATCCTCTTTGTGATATTTCTAGGTGTCTATGTTATCACCTTAGTTGGTAATGTTAGTATAATCATGTTGATCAGAAATAGCTCCCAACTTCACACTCCAATGTATCTTTTCCTTAGTCACCTGGCCTTTGTGGACTCTGCATATTCCTCCTCTATCACCCCTCTTATGCTCAAGACCTTCCTTGTGGACAAAACCCTAGTCCCTTTGGAATGTTGTGTGGCCCAATTGTTCTGTGGTGCTACCTTTGGGATAGCTGAGTTCTTTTTGCTGGCTGTGATGGCCTATGATCGTTATATGGCCATTTGTAATCCACTACTTTACTCCATCAACATGTCTCCTAAGGTCTGTACTCTATTACTCATCACATCCTACCTGGGTAGTTGTATAGGTGCTTGGACCTTCGCTGGCTGTGTATTGAATAGATCCTTCTGTGGACCTAATAAGATTAATCATTTTTTCTGTGATTATTCACCACTTTTGAAACTTTCCTACTCTCCACATAATCTTGCTGAAATTTTACCTTCTGCCTTCACTGGGTCAGTTATTATGACTACAGTGCTAATTATCATAATTTCTTAcatgtatattttcttctctgttctgAAGATAAGTTCTACTGAGGGAAGATCCAAAGCTTTCTCAACTTGCACCTCCCACCTTACAGCAGTCACTCTCTACTATTCCACCACTACATTCATTTATGTGATGCCTAAATCAAGCTTCTCAGAAGATGAGAATAAAGTGGTGTCTGTTTTCTACCTTGTAATGATCCCCATGTTGAATCCTCTGATCTACAGTCTCAGGAACAATGAAGTAAAAGGGGCCCTGAGAAAACTGATGAAtaggaaatgttctttttaa